In Opitutaceae bacterium TAV5, one genomic interval encodes:
- a CDS encoding succinate dehydrogenase, which produces MSLIRNLFTSSIGRKFLMALTGLVLVGFAAGHLVGNLQIFSHPDKINGYAHFLQSLGPALWVVRIVLLACVGIHIWAAICLWAESKAARGPEKYGVHKWLKASVASRYMRMSGLVVLAFIIYHVLHFTVGVAGHEYFKSNLDHWVMQDGFHIFGFPIHGAAAGDEVHDVYSMVFIGFTHPVVSLFYILATSLLAVHLLHGIDSLFQTIGWRNHRWSPALRGLVSLFCIFYFLGNLAIPGAILSGLVKPAEGTYAAEYVAGQATAKTAAVTPAAR; this is translated from the coding sequence ATGAGCCTCATCCGTAATCTCTTCACGTCCTCCATCGGACGAAAATTCCTCATGGCCCTGACCGGCCTCGTTCTGGTCGGATTCGCGGCCGGCCATCTGGTGGGCAACCTCCAGATCTTCAGCCATCCCGACAAGATCAACGGCTATGCGCACTTTTTGCAGTCGCTCGGCCCCGCCCTCTGGGTCGTGCGCATCGTGCTGCTGGCCTGCGTCGGCATCCACATCTGGGCCGCCATCTGCCTCTGGGCGGAAAGCAAGGCCGCCCGCGGCCCCGAGAAATACGGCGTCCATAAATGGCTCAAGGCCTCTGTCGCCTCCCGCTACATGCGCATGAGCGGCCTCGTGGTCCTCGCGTTCATCATCTACCATGTCCTGCACTTCACCGTCGGCGTGGCCGGCCACGAATATTTCAAGAGCAACCTCGACCACTGGGTCATGCAGGACGGTTTCCACATCTTCGGCTTCCCGATCCACGGCGCCGCCGCCGGCGACGAGGTGCATGACGTCTACAGCATGGTCTTTATCGGGTTCACCCATCCGGTCGTCTCCCTCTTCTACATCCTGGCGACCTCGCTCCTCGCGGTGCACCTCCTGCACGGCATCGACTCGCTGTTCCAGACCATCGGCTGGCGCAACCATCGCTGGTCCCCGGCCCTGCGCGGCCTCGTCTCGCTCTTCTGCATTTTCTACTTCCTCGGCAACCTCGCCATCCCCGGCGCGATCCTCAGCGGCCTCGTCAAGCCCGCCGAAGGCACTTATGCCGCCGAATACGTCGCCGGCCAGGCCACCGCCAAAACCGCCGCCGTCACCCCTGCCGCCCGCTAA
- a CDS encoding imidazole glycerol phosphate synthase produces the protein MPTIAVIDNGICNLRSVTKALEAVGASVRVVRSAAEISAAHADGLVLPGVGALGDCVASLRASGIDDTVRGWIRDDRPFLGVCLGMQALFEHSEEGGNGDGTRGLGVFPGKVIHFRLAPELGLKIPHMGWNTLRFTQPASPLAAGLLTTGEAFYFVHSYHCVPADARLVLAECDYGGAFTAAIARGNCFATQFHPEKSQAKGLQIYKNFAAIAGDAGKSHH, from the coding sequence ATGCCGACCATCGCTGTCATCGATAATGGAATCTGCAACCTGCGCAGCGTCACCAAGGCGCTCGAAGCCGTGGGCGCCTCCGTGCGCGTCGTCCGCTCCGCCGCCGAAATCTCTGCGGCGCATGCCGACGGGCTGGTGCTCCCCGGCGTCGGCGCGCTGGGCGATTGTGTGGCCTCGCTGCGGGCCTCGGGTATCGACGATACCGTGCGCGGCTGGATTCGCGATGACCGCCCCTTCCTCGGCGTGTGCCTCGGCATGCAGGCGCTGTTCGAACACTCGGAAGAAGGCGGCAATGGCGACGGCACGCGCGGCCTCGGTGTGTTTCCCGGCAAGGTGATCCACTTCCGGCTCGCGCCCGAACTTGGCCTGAAGATCCCGCACATGGGCTGGAATACCCTCCGTTTCACGCAGCCCGCCTCGCCGCTGGCCGCCGGTCTGCTGACGACCGGCGAAGCATTTTATTTCGTGCACAGTTACCATTGTGTGCCGGCGGACGCGCGCCTGGTGCTGGCCGAGTGCGATTACGGAGGCGCCTTCACGGCGGCCATCGCCCGCGGCAACTGCTTCGCCACCCAGTTCCACCCGGAAAAAAGCCAGGCGAAAGGGCTGCAGATCTACAAAAATTTCGCCGCCATCGCTGGCGACGCGGGAAAGAGCCATCACTGA
- a CDS encoding 8-amino-7-oxononanoate synthase, whose protein sequence is MAFPFFTSRARTIRERCGNDPVTRLRLRYAPYYHAPEWQDGTRIRLDGRDMIMLASNDYLGLSFHPKVIEAARAALLAWGTSTTGARVANGSRSYHLALEEKLAAFLGREACHVHAAGYLSCMSSVAAFAQKGDTILADKNIHSCLWDGIRLSTAAIERFAHNNPDDLRSVAASLPADTPAMLVIEGVYSMEGHIARVPELLDAVAPVDAFTVLDDAHGFGVLGREGRGTVDHFGVNDRIDILCGSLSKALASTGGFVAGSRDLIEYLRTHGKHTLFSAALSPAQAAAASAALDVLQAEPEHLERLRANTRRYKKILDDLGLDTWDSETPAIPIVLGKKERAYAFWQALRERGVFSVMSLAPAVPPGKDLIRTAISARHTDEQLERIADAMAYAKKRS, encoded by the coding sequence ATGGCTTTCCCGTTCTTCACGTCACGCGCCAGAACCATCCGCGAACGCTGCGGCAACGATCCGGTGACCAGACTCCGGCTCCGCTACGCGCCGTATTATCACGCGCCCGAGTGGCAGGACGGCACCCGCATCCGGCTCGACGGGCGCGACATGATCATGCTCGCGAGCAACGATTACCTCGGCCTTTCCTTTCATCCCAAGGTCATCGAGGCCGCCCGCGCCGCGCTCCTGGCCTGGGGCACGAGCACGACGGGCGCCCGTGTCGCCAACGGTTCCCGCAGCTATCACCTCGCGCTCGAGGAAAAACTCGCGGCCTTCCTCGGACGCGAAGCCTGCCACGTCCACGCCGCCGGCTACCTCTCGTGCATGTCTTCCGTCGCCGCCTTCGCACAAAAGGGCGACACCATCCTCGCGGACAAAAACATCCATTCCTGCCTCTGGGACGGCATCCGGCTCTCCACGGCCGCCATCGAGCGCTTCGCGCACAACAACCCCGACGACCTCCGCAGCGTCGCGGCCTCCCTTCCGGCCGACACCCCGGCGATGCTCGTCATCGAGGGCGTCTATTCGATGGAGGGCCACATTGCCCGCGTGCCGGAACTCCTCGACGCCGTGGCTCCGGTCGACGCCTTCACGGTGCTCGACGACGCGCACGGCTTTGGTGTTCTCGGGCGCGAGGGACGCGGCACGGTCGATCATTTCGGCGTCAACGACCGCATCGACATCCTTTGCGGCAGCCTCTCGAAGGCGCTGGCCAGCACGGGCGGTTTCGTCGCGGGTTCGCGCGACCTGATCGAGTACCTGCGCACGCACGGCAAGCACACCCTGTTCAGCGCCGCGCTCAGCCCCGCGCAGGCCGCGGCCGCCTCCGCCGCGCTCGATGTCTTGCAGGCCGAGCCCGAACACCTCGAACGTCTCAGGGCGAACACCCGCCGTTACAAAAAAATCCTCGATGATCTCGGGCTCGACACCTGGGACAGCGAGACGCCGGCGATCCCGATCGTGCTCGGCAAAAAGGAACGCGCCTACGCCTTCTGGCAGGCGCTGCGCGAGCGCGGGGTGTTCAGCGTCATGTCGCTCGCCCCCGCGGTCCCGCCGGGCAAGGACCTGATCCGCACGGCGATCTCCGCCCGCCATACCGATGAACAGCTCGAGCGGATCGCCGACGCCATGGCGTACGCGAAAAAGCGGAGCTGA
- the sdhA gene encoding succinate dehydrogenase (part of four member succinate dehydrogenase enzyme complex that forms a trimeric complex (trimer of tetramers); SdhA/B are the catalytic subcomplex and can exhibit succinate dehydrogenase activity in the absence of SdhC/D which are the membrane components and form cytochrome b556; SdhC binds ubiquinone; oxidizes succinate to fumarate while reducing ubiquinone to ubiquinol), with protein sequence MATLNSNIPPGPLAEKWSKFKSESLKLVNPANKRKYEVVVVGAGLAGASAAATLAELGYKVTNIVFHDSPRRAHSIAAQGGINAAKNYQNDGDSVYRLFYDTVKGGDYRAREANVHRLAEVSVNIIDQCVAQGVPFAREYGGLLANRSFGGAQVSRTFYARGQTGQQLLLGAYSALSKMVGQGGVKLVTEHEMVDLVLVDGQAKGVITRDLKTGKFHRFAGDAVILATGGYGNVFNLSTYARNSNATAIWRAYKRGACFANPCYTQIHPTCIPVSGDYQSKLTLMSESLRNDGRIWVPKKKEDCDKNPNDIAEEDRDYYLERIYPSFGNLAPRDVSSRAAMRMCDEGRGVGPGKRGVYLDFSDAINRLGENAVRERYGNLFDIYHEITNENAYKQPMRIYPAVHYTMGGLWVDYNLQSNIPGLFVLGEANFSDHGANRLGASALMQGLADGYFVIPYTIGNYLATQKPGSRPKTDHAAFAAAEADASGVINRLMSIKGKEPVNHFHKRLGNIMWENCGMARTKETLEKALKLIPELREEYWKSVNVPGSADNMNQALERANRVADYMELAELMCRDALTREESCGGHFREEYQYPDGECKRDDVNFAHVAAWEYQGEGKTPLRNVEPLNYETVKMSVRSYK encoded by the coding sequence ATGGCAACACTCAATTCCAACATCCCTCCCGGCCCCCTCGCTGAAAAGTGGAGCAAGTTCAAGTCCGAGTCCCTGAAACTCGTCAACCCGGCCAACAAGCGCAAATACGAGGTTGTCGTCGTCGGCGCCGGCCTCGCCGGAGCCTCCGCCGCCGCCACGCTCGCCGAGCTCGGCTACAAGGTGACGAACATCGTCTTCCACGACAGCCCCCGCCGCGCCCACTCCATCGCCGCCCAGGGCGGCATCAACGCCGCCAAGAACTACCAGAACGACGGCGACAGCGTGTACCGCCTCTTCTACGATACCGTCAAGGGCGGCGACTACCGCGCCCGCGAGGCCAACGTCCACCGCCTCGCCGAAGTCTCCGTCAACATCATCGACCAGTGCGTCGCCCAGGGCGTGCCCTTCGCCCGTGAATACGGCGGCCTCCTCGCCAACCGCTCCTTCGGCGGCGCGCAGGTTTCCCGCACCTTCTACGCCCGCGGCCAGACCGGCCAGCAACTCCTCCTCGGCGCCTACTCCGCCCTCTCGAAAATGGTCGGCCAGGGCGGCGTGAAACTCGTTACCGAACACGAAATGGTCGACCTCGTCCTCGTCGACGGCCAGGCCAAGGGTGTCATCACCCGCGATCTCAAGACCGGAAAATTCCACCGCTTCGCCGGCGACGCCGTCATCCTCGCCACCGGCGGCTACGGCAACGTCTTCAACCTCTCGACCTACGCCCGCAACTCCAACGCCACCGCCATCTGGCGCGCCTACAAGCGCGGCGCCTGTTTCGCCAACCCCTGTTACACGCAGATCCACCCGACCTGCATCCCGGTCAGCGGCGACTACCAGTCCAAGCTCACCCTCATGTCCGAGTCGCTCCGCAACGACGGCCGCATCTGGGTCCCGAAGAAAAAGGAAGACTGCGACAAGAACCCGAACGACATCGCCGAGGAAGACCGCGACTACTACCTCGAACGCATCTATCCGAGCTTCGGCAACCTCGCCCCCCGCGACGTCTCGTCCCGCGCCGCCATGCGCATGTGCGACGAAGGCCGCGGCGTCGGCCCCGGCAAGCGCGGTGTTTATCTCGATTTCAGCGACGCCATCAACCGCCTCGGCGAAAACGCCGTCCGCGAACGCTACGGCAACCTCTTCGACATCTACCACGAGATCACCAACGAGAACGCCTACAAGCAGCCCATGCGCATCTATCCCGCGGTGCACTACACCATGGGCGGCCTCTGGGTGGACTATAACCTCCAGTCCAACATCCCCGGCCTCTTCGTCCTCGGCGAAGCCAACTTCTCCGACCACGGCGCCAACCGCCTCGGCGCCTCCGCCCTCATGCAGGGCCTGGCCGACGGTTATTTCGTCATCCCGTACACGATCGGCAACTACCTCGCCACGCAGAAGCCCGGCAGCCGCCCGAAGACCGACCACGCCGCCTTCGCCGCCGCCGAAGCCGATGCCTCCGGCGTCATCAACCGCCTCATGTCCATCAAGGGCAAGGAGCCGGTCAACCACTTCCACAAGCGCCTCGGCAACATCATGTGGGAAAACTGCGGCATGGCCCGCACCAAGGAGACCCTCGAAAAGGCGCTCAAACTCATCCCCGAACTCCGCGAGGAGTACTGGAAGAGCGTCAACGTCCCCGGCTCCGCCGACAACATGAACCAGGCCCTCGAGCGCGCCAACCGCGTGGCCGACTACATGGAGCTCGCCGAGCTGATGTGCCGCGACGCCCTCACCCGTGAGGAAAGCTGCGGCGGCCACTTCCGCGAGGAGTACCAGTATCCCGATGGCGAGTGCAAACGCGACGACGTCAACTTCGCGCACGTCGCCGCCTGGGAATACCAGGGCGAAGGCAAGACGCCCCTCCGCAACGTCGAACCGCTCAACTACGAAACCGTCAAGATGAGCGTGCGCTCCTACAAGTAA
- a CDS encoding phosphoenolpyruvate synthase — protein MRTVATFSTPAEAHMAATRLESVGIPVFIRDENTVTFDWLLSNAVGGVKIEVEEDDWADARRILTLPQSEKGILACPFCGSGDTRVRVLNAWGAVCMMLKLPFPQRRATVDCMNCRRTHRVRIDGKG, from the coding sequence ATGAGAACCGTGGCAACCTTCTCGACACCGGCCGAAGCCCATATGGCCGCCACCCGGCTGGAAAGCGTCGGCATCCCCGTCTTCATACGCGATGAGAATACGGTGACGTTCGACTGGCTGCTGTCCAATGCGGTCGGCGGCGTGAAGATCGAGGTGGAGGAAGACGACTGGGCGGACGCCCGCCGCATCCTCACTCTCCCGCAGTCGGAAAAAGGAATCCTCGCGTGCCCCTTCTGCGGCTCCGGCGATACCCGGGTCCGGGTGCTGAATGCCTGGGGTGCCGTCTGCATGATGCTCAAGCTGCCCTTTCCCCAGCGTCGCGCGACGGTCGATTGCATGAATTGCCGGCGGACCCATCGTGTGCGTATCGACGGCAAAGGCTGA
- a CDS encoding coenzyme F390 synthetase has protein sequence MPSAPTFANDPAILTPAEGSRLPGPLESEIRRIYRRSPLYGQRFPLHEDPLHWNCYREIPALSKNEIVERGHQAFFEDYTVIERGLQEHRYEYESTGGTTQSPMTVIMEDGWWDAQSTRAWRAHPLLAPFAGRPHRRCILAPVGCSSNLCPYEDHPFPHRYFDGVVYLNLTSDPFVFPESEWDRIVTELQAVQPDVIEGEPVYLSLLARAVQKRRVTVPSVKVVILTYGKASRQHAARIAEVFPAPQVDLYGSTEAGYIFIGEAFRDDMRVIDENVFVELVPYQGFRDVFQIHVTTRDREAMPLLRYHTGDIVRRMPGGGFRLLGREGGLHVATVAGAGNAANDPAGRRLISPSEVDEALEQAAPADGANGFRCWHYSLVQTSDTRWDFHYVADHAAPAGVESALAAMLGEGVRVVAFRKKFIVPAASGKFALLKPLVR, from the coding sequence ATGCCGTCCGCGCCCACCTTTGCCAACGATCCCGCCATCCTGACCCCCGCCGAAGGCAGCCGCCTGCCCGGCCCGCTCGAATCGGAAATCCGCCGCATCTACCGGCGCAGCCCGCTGTACGGGCAACGTTTCCCCCTTCACGAGGACCCGTTGCACTGGAACTGCTACCGGGAAATCCCCGCCCTCTCGAAAAACGAGATCGTCGAACGCGGGCACCAGGCGTTTTTCGAGGACTACACGGTGATCGAGCGCGGGCTCCAGGAGCACCGTTACGAATACGAATCCACCGGCGGCACCACCCAGTCGCCCATGACCGTGATCATGGAGGACGGCTGGTGGGACGCGCAGTCCACGCGCGCCTGGCGGGCCCATCCGTTGCTCGCCCCCTTCGCCGGCCGCCCGCACCGCCGCTGCATCCTCGCCCCGGTCGGTTGCTCCAGCAACCTGTGCCCGTACGAGGACCACCCGTTTCCGCACCGGTATTTCGACGGCGTCGTGTACCTCAACCTCACGAGCGACCCCTTCGTGTTCCCCGAAAGCGAGTGGGACCGCATCGTCACGGAACTCCAGGCCGTGCAACCCGATGTGATCGAGGGCGAACCCGTTTACCTGTCGCTGCTGGCCCGCGCCGTGCAAAAACGCCGCGTCACCGTGCCGAGCGTGAAAGTCGTCATCCTTACCTACGGCAAGGCCAGCAGGCAGCACGCCGCGCGCATCGCGGAGGTCTTCCCGGCGCCGCAGGTCGATCTCTATGGCTCGACCGAGGCCGGCTACATCTTCATCGGCGAGGCGTTCCGCGACGACATGCGTGTGATCGACGAAAATGTCTTCGTCGAGCTCGTGCCGTATCAGGGCTTCCGCGACGTTTTCCAGATCCACGTCACCACCCGCGACCGCGAGGCCATGCCGCTCCTGCGCTACCATACGGGCGACATCGTTCGCCGGATGCCCGGCGGCGGCTTTCGCCTGCTCGGTCGTGAGGGCGGGCTCCACGTGGCGACCGTCGCAGGCGCCGGAAACGCCGCAAACGACCCGGCCGGCCGCCGCCTGATCTCGCCCTCCGAGGTGGACGAGGCGCTGGAGCAAGCCGCCCCGGCAGACGGCGCGAACGGGTTCCGCTGCTGGCACTACAGCCTCGTGCAGACGAGCGACACCCGCTGGGATTTTCACTACGTGGCCGACCACGCGGCGCCTGCCGGTGTCGAATCCGCCCTCGCCGCCATGCTGGGCGAAGGCGTGCGCGTGGTGGCCTTCCGCAAAAAATTCATCGTTCCCGCCGCGAGCGGGAAATTTGCCCTGCTCAAGCCGCTCGTCCGGTGA